A window of Triticum aestivum cultivar Chinese Spring unplaced genomic scaffold, IWGSC CS RefSeq v2.1 scaffold122645, whole genome shotgun sequence genomic DNA:
CATTGCCTATTTTGGGGTTTCTTTTCTCTCCACGCAAAAAGTCGCCACTACTTATCTCTTCTACTCATCCATGATCTTTATATAGAAGTGGAGATAGTTGTCTCCTTGCAGGGAGCACCTCTATTTATAGGACTGTTAATTACAAGACCGACGACTCAATCATGTGACATGTGACACCAACCAAACTCCACAACACTCTGTACTAAAATTAACATACTCCACTACTTGAGATTTCGTTTCTCTCCAACCAAAATATCTGCACTACTTATCCTTGATCTTTTGACATAGCCTTTTCTTTTGATCAatcaaaaagagaaaagagaaataaatctCACACAGTAAGTCTAGACACGTCTTGGGACGGGTCCGTCGGGAGTGGCGGTTGGTTACCACTCCAGCTGGAAAGGAAGCTGCTGGACGCACGTCTCGAGAGAACTCCATGCACGCTACCTGTCGATCGGACTTGGCGGTTACCAACCAACCGCCAAGAACCTTCCCGGCCTCTCCTCCTCACTCCCCCGCCGCCTATTTCACCACTCcccctctcgccggcgccgccgcccaaTCCGCCCCTccactcgccaccgccgcccctgccAACTGCACTGCGGATGCGCTGCTGGTAGATGAATGTGGAGTGCCATCAAGACTCTCCTCACGCGCCACCGTAATGgcagaccaccaccaccaccaccaccagcagcagcagcagcagcagcccccgTCGTCCGCCTGCACCAACTGCGGCACCGAGCGCGCCGTCGTCTACTGCTCCGCCGACGGCGCGCGGCTCTGCCTCGAGTGCGACGGCGCCGTGCACGGCGTCAACGATGTCACGTCCCTCCACCCGCGCGCCCTGATCTGCGACGCCTGCGGCGTCGCCCGCGCCGCGGTCCGCTGCCAGATGGCCGGCAACCGGTCCACGCTCTGCGGCGACTGCGCCGACCGCCTGGCCCCGCCGGGCGGCGGCTCCATCGTGGAGGAGTACACCGGGTGCCCCTCGCCCGCCGAGATCCTCCGCATCCTCTCCGTCGAGGCCCCCTCGTCGCAGGAGGACTTCGACGCCTGGCTCGCTGAAAAGCTGCCCCAAATCATGCAGGAGGTTCAGGTACATCAACATCTTTATTTCTAAATTTCACTTCTTTTTTTTTTGCTACGCTATATATATGCAATTGAGAGACACACTCACTCTCCCTGATGATCTTGTCTTGTGTGCCAATTCTTACGTGGACAGTTTGATTGCGTGATACATTCTTGTGTGTGATCCACTGACTAAATTCAGTGTGTAGTGCTGCTATGTATCGATCAAGGGAATCATCACAATATATACAAAGTGAGtgagagtgagtgagtgagtgagaatGATGACAATATATGGAGTGGGGAGTGTGCTATCTGTGATGTAAAAAAATGAATATCTACTATCACCTGGTACATGCATGTATTGGTGGATCGATGATTAATGAAGGGTACCATGCATTTTCACTTCTCCTCTGAAAGATTGCTCAATTTTTGCGGCGCCAAGCTTGGATCTTTGTCTGACTGACATGACTGAGATTATCTTCTAATCGCTATTCAACGCATATGTTGGTTGGTTTGACTGTATAAACCACAcagaaaagccaaaaaaattctAGATAAAAATGCAGACACATATGCTGCAGAACCAGTGAAGCCTGAAGAAACCAAAAACTTTATTTTTTGAAAAGGGGGAGCGAAGAAACCCAAAAAAAAAAACACAGCTGAAGGATTTCCTTTTTACAAAATGTAGTCATT
This region includes:
- the LOC123172801 gene encoding putative zinc finger protein CONSTANS-LIKE 11 isoform X2 translates to MHATCRSDLAVTNQPPRTFPASPPHSPAAYFTTPPLAGAAAQSAPPLATAAPANCTADALLVDECGVPSRLSSRATVMADHHHHHHQQQQQQQPPSSACTNCGTERAVVYCSADGARLCLECDGAVHGVNDVTSLHPRALICDACGVARAAVRCQMAGNRSTLCGDCADRLAPPGGGSIVEEYTGCPSPAEILRILSVEAPSSQEDFDAWLAEKLPQIMQEVQICDASGTTTTIVGDQRGTSNSSFGCDDWSNACSTSGLENTNGVFVGHHSAGPSLPFEEQQQLPPSICQFLSSSYSCYNPSSSSCQPVMTSTTLLQSMGGNDHHPSYLLDGFPTFCPSMPLMSPQPPPENGTSCHDANQPSQMLATDEQAAAAHHQQDPSTIAKKREERDRAKQRYNEKKKNRKFCKQIMYASRKARADTRKRVKGRFAKASNEHQHILHSDAA